A window of the Lactobacillus amylovorus DSM 20531 genome harbors these coding sequences:
- a CDS encoding cold-shock protein, which produces MQTGTVKWFNADKGFGFITGSDGKDAFVHFSSIKTDGFKSLEEGQKVRYDVEQGKRGPQATNVVPQ; this is translated from the coding sequence ATGCAAACTGGTACTGTAAAATGGTTTAATGCTGATAAGGGCTTTGGGTTTATCACTGGTTCAGATGGTAAAGATGCATTCGTACACTTTTCATCAATTAAAACTGACGGTTTTAAGAGTCTTGAGGAAGGGCAAAAAGTTAGGTACGATGTTGAACAAGGCAAGCGAGGACCTCAAGCGACTAATGTTGTTCCACAATAA